The Nicotiana tabacum cultivar K326 chromosome 14, ASM71507v2, whole genome shotgun sequence genome contains a region encoding:
- the LOC107785688 gene encoding alkaline ceramidase isoform X1 codes for MWWLYGVKIGSLETFCRMADGIFFWGPVTSKEWCEPNYVQSSYIAEFFNTISNIPCIILALIGLVNALRQRFEKRFSVLHISNIILAIGSMTYHATLRQMQQQGDETPMVWEMLLYIYILYSPDWHYRSTMPTFLFLYGALFAIVHSQIRFGIGFKVHYALLCLLCAPRAYKYYIHTEDSLAKRLAKLYVATLLIGAACWLCDRLFCKQIQGWYFNPQGHAVWHVLMGFNSYFANAFLMYCRAQQREWNPKIKHLFGYFPYVKIQKPKTQ; via the exons ATGTGGTGGTTATATGGTGTAAAAATTGGATCTTTGGAG ACATTTTGCAGGATGGCAGATGGTATATTCTTTTGGGGTCCTGTAACATCTAAAGAGTGGTGTGAGCCAAATTATGTGCAGTCATCTTATATTGCAGAATTCTTTAACACTATTTCAAATATCCCATGCATTATCTTGGCTCTCATTGGTCTTGTGAACGCCCTCAGACAACGGTTTGAGAAAAGGTTCAGTGTCCTCCATATATCAAACATAATACTTGCCATAGGGAGCATGACATATCATGCCACATTGCGGCAGAT GCAACAGCAAGGTGATGAGACACCAATGGTCTGGGAGATGCTGCTGTATATTTACATCCTCTATTCACCAGATTGGCATTATCGGAGTACAATGCCAACCTTTTTGTTCCTTTATGGTGCACTCTTTGCCATTGTGCATTCACAGATTCGCTTTGGCATTGGTTTCAAAGTACATTATGCGCTACTGTGCCTTCTTTGCGCTCCTCGGGCATACAAGTATTACATTCATACAGAGGACTCGTTGGCAAAGCGGCTCGCAAAGTTATATGTGGCTACGTTATTGATCGGAGCTGCTTGCTGGCTATGTGATCGATTATTCTGCAAGCAAATTCAGGGCTGGTACTTTAATCCACAGGGTCATGCAGTGTGGCACGTGTTAATGGGTTTCAACTCGTACTTTGCAAATGCATTCTTGATGTATTGTCGTGCTCAGCAACGTGAATGGAATCCCAAAATCAAGCACTTGTTCGGATACTTTCCATACGTGAAGATCCAGAAACCAAAAACCCAGTAG
- the LOC107785688 gene encoding alkaline ceramidase isoform X2 yields MADGIFFWGPVTSKEWCEPNYVQSSYIAEFFNTISNIPCIILALIGLVNALRQRFEKRFSVLHISNIILAIGSMTYHATLRQMQQQGDETPMVWEMLLYIYILYSPDWHYRSTMPTFLFLYGALFAIVHSQIRFGIGFKVHYALLCLLCAPRAYKYYIHTEDSLAKRLAKLYVATLLIGAACWLCDRLFCKQIQGWYFNPQGHAVWHVLMGFNSYFANAFLMYCRAQQREWNPKIKHLFGYFPYVKIQKPKTQ; encoded by the exons ATGGCAGATGGTATATTCTTTTGGGGTCCTGTAACATCTAAAGAGTGGTGTGAGCCAAATTATGTGCAGTCATCTTATATTGCAGAATTCTTTAACACTATTTCAAATATCCCATGCATTATCTTGGCTCTCATTGGTCTTGTGAACGCCCTCAGACAACGGTTTGAGAAAAGGTTCAGTGTCCTCCATATATCAAACATAATACTTGCCATAGGGAGCATGACATATCATGCCACATTGCGGCAGAT GCAACAGCAAGGTGATGAGACACCAATGGTCTGGGAGATGCTGCTGTATATTTACATCCTCTATTCACCAGATTGGCATTATCGGAGTACAATGCCAACCTTTTTGTTCCTTTATGGTGCACTCTTTGCCATTGTGCATTCACAGATTCGCTTTGGCATTGGTTTCAAAGTACATTATGCGCTACTGTGCCTTCTTTGCGCTCCTCGGGCATACAAGTATTACATTCATACAGAGGACTCGTTGGCAAAGCGGCTCGCAAAGTTATATGTGGCTACGTTATTGATCGGAGCTGCTTGCTGGCTATGTGATCGATTATTCTGCAAGCAAATTCAGGGCTGGTACTTTAATCCACAGGGTCATGCAGTGTGGCACGTGTTAATGGGTTTCAACTCGTACTTTGCAAATGCATTCTTGATGTATTGTCGTGCTCAGCAACGTGAATGGAATCCCAAAATCAAGCACTTGTTCGGATACTTTCCATACGTGAAGATCCAGAAACCAAAAACCCAGTAG